The following are from one region of the Ochotona princeps isolate mOchPri1 chromosome 15, mOchPri1.hap1, whole genome shotgun sequence genome:
- the C15H12orf42 gene encoding uncharacterized protein C12orf42 homolog isoform X5, whose protein sequence is MKNFCESHKLNSINFLHFPVLPGSSQSPVAFKKRLCMHKYMIPTSPVSTTSSEDESYGDCCPTPTPSNEGDASPRSSNVKGKVKKSDRRVPNQAWSSPFLEQQMAKRPILQHSVTPIHLEAVGVHFKRHRKPQNQSSDRSQGDSGTAARPFTAIGLCGNYTSVAQPSVWRSCSDPQLEERRAARAYPDFQSQLLGVYGNAVGSSTVAMAPETLRKHPPVERRPRADASFRGSVAGAPLLLAGASTHATPKRLIKVCSSAPPRPPRRFHTACSQALSRPVVNAQFLWPL, encoded by the exons TGCTTCCAGGTAGCTCCCAGAGTCCAGTGGCCTTCAAAAAACGACTCTGTATGCACAAGTATATGATTCCCACGTCTCCTGTAAGTACAACCTCCTCTGAAGACGAAAGCTATGGAGACTGCTGTCCCACCCCTACACCATCCAATGAAGGGGATGCATCCCCACGGAGCTCCAATGTCAAAGGAAAAGTTAAGAAGTCAGACCGAAGAGTGCCTAACCAGGCCTGGAGCAGTCCGTTTTTGGAACAGCAAATGGCAAAAAGGCCCATTTTACAGCATTCAGTGACTCCCATTCACCTGGAGGCTGTGGGTGTACATTTCAAAAGACATAGGAAACCTCAAAACCAGTCCTCAGACAGATCCCAAGGAGATTCTG GGACAGCTGCCCGACCCTTTACTGCCATCGGCCTCTGCGGGAACTACACCTCTGTCGCCCAGCCAAGCGTCTGGCGGAGTTGCTCAGACCCCCAGCTGGAGGAGAGGAGGGCAGCCCGGGCATACCCGGATTTCCAAAGCCAACTCCTAGGCGTGTACGGAAATGCAGTGGGAAGCAGCACGGTTGCCATGGCGCCAGAGACGCTCCGGAAGCATCCTCCTGTGGAAAGGAGGCCGAGGGCCGATGCCTCCTTCCGTGGCAGTGTGGCAGGAGCGCCCCTTCTGCTTGCAGGTGCTTCCACCCACGCGACCCCCAAGAGGTTAATCAAGGTTTGCTCCTCGGCACCCCCCCGCCCACCCCGGCGTTTCCATACGGCTTGTTCACAGGCCCTTtccaggccggtggtgaatgccCAGTTCCTTTGGCCGCTGTGA